Proteins encoded in a region of the Gallalistipes aquisgranensis genome:
- a CDS encoding RagB/SusD family nutrient uptake outer membrane protein, producing MKTRNLFVKIKAGLFSVLLVASLTSCDDFLTVPSESNYDSENLFQTVVQARMAAYGAYVVMAHPMYGRKVVTMTTTDCDIMRTSGGWETVGRRNFSRYSSTPASVDTELNSLWNKWYSCIERCNICIERVPQMALYSGGTAQEQAELKRIHGEMLALRALCYLDLIVRWGDVPARFTPSKAGEVFYVDRTSRDVIYDQIISDLKTAVELTPWRKEVAAQARFTKGAVKGLLARVCLHAAGYSLRWDLATGGNMGMRKRPDAAKIEEYYELARQQCADVIDDPNANHRLNPVYQNIWKNVCAQKFDTEFGESMFEIGMYNPEVGESSYNGQIGNKIGANCNKESKYGMTGTEVRLTAPYILSFKEHDTRFETVVADMEVDKNSKGIITNRLWEYNPGKWRAWWCPTYMNDYTNINWIYMRYADVLLMFAEAENYIHHGPTDAAIKALKEVRKRAYKGNEEEIENEEYGDMSEEQFLDVLIQERAWELGAEALRKFDLIRWNKLGEMIQKTKDAQIAIASNTADYPKFCYYKPCDDPTKGYPEKAYSNIDKDPAYPTAEGWVQTNYTNKMSSNADIMTTYARDFQANKTELYPIPQSICDDNPKLSQHPSYK from the coding sequence ATGAAAACTCGAAATTTGTTTGTTAAGATAAAAGCCGGATTGTTTTCCGTCCTCCTTGTCGCTTCGTTGACTTCCTGCGACGATTTCCTGACGGTACCTTCGGAATCGAATTACGATTCGGAGAACCTTTTCCAGACGGTGGTTCAAGCCCGTATGGCCGCCTACGGAGCCTATGTGGTAATGGCGCATCCCATGTATGGCCGCAAAGTGGTGACGATGACCACGACGGACTGCGACATCATGAGGACTTCGGGGGGCTGGGAGACTGTCGGACGGCGGAATTTTTCCCGTTATTCCTCGACGCCCGCCAGCGTCGACACCGAGTTGAACAGTCTGTGGAACAAATGGTATTCCTGTATCGAGCGGTGCAATATCTGCATCGAACGGGTTCCTCAGATGGCTCTTTACTCCGGAGGCACGGCACAGGAACAGGCCGAACTCAAACGTATCCATGGAGAGATGCTGGCACTGCGTGCTTTGTGTTATCTCGATCTGATCGTCCGCTGGGGGGATGTTCCCGCCCGGTTCACTCCCTCGAAGGCCGGTGAGGTGTTCTACGTGGACCGCACTTCCCGGGATGTGATTTACGACCAAATTATCAGCGATCTGAAAACGGCGGTCGAACTGACTCCCTGGCGTAAGGAGGTCGCTGCCCAGGCGCGTTTCACCAAAGGGGCTGTGAAGGGTCTGCTGGCTCGGGTGTGCCTGCATGCGGCCGGGTACTCGCTGCGCTGGGATCTGGCTACCGGAGGCAACATGGGAATGCGCAAACGTCCCGATGCGGCGAAGATAGAGGAATATTACGAACTGGCCCGCCAGCAGTGCGCCGACGTCATCGACGACCCCAATGCGAATCACCGGCTGAATCCCGTCTACCAGAATATCTGGAAAAACGTGTGTGCACAGAAGTTCGACACGGAGTTCGGTGAGAGCATGTTCGAGATCGGAATGTACAATCCCGAAGTGGGGGAAAGTTCCTACAACGGTCAGATAGGCAATAAGATCGGTGCTAACTGCAACAAGGAGTCGAAATACGGGATGACCGGTACGGAGGTGCGTCTGACCGCTCCGTATATCCTTTCCTTCAAGGAGCACGACACGCGGTTTGAAACGGTCGTGGCGGATATGGAAGTGGACAAGAACAGCAAGGGAATCATCACGAACCGACTCTGGGAGTACAATCCCGGCAAGTGGCGGGCGTGGTGGTGTCCGACCTACATGAACGACTATACCAACATCAACTGGATCTACATGCGTTATGCCGATGTGCTGCTGATGTTCGCCGAAGCGGAGAACTATATCCATCACGGCCCCACGGATGCGGCGATCAAGGCGTTGAAGGAGGTGCGCAAACGCGCCTATAAGGGAAACGAGGAGGAGATAGAGAACGAGGAGTACGGCGATATGAGCGAAGAACAATTCCTTGATGTACTGATTCAGGAGCGGGCCTGGGAACTGGGGGCCGAAGCGCTCCGCAAGTTCGACCTGATTCGCTGGAACAAACTCGGCGAAATGATTCAGAAAACGAAGGATGCCCAGATTGCGATTGCGTCCAACACGGCCGACTATCCCAAGTTCTGTTATTACAAACCGTGCGACGATCCCACGAAAGGGTATCCGGAGAAGGCGTACAGCAATATCGACAAAGACCCCGCTTATCCCACGGCGGAAGGTTGGGTGCAGACCAATTACACCAACAAAATGAGCAGCAATGCCGATATTATGACCACCTATGCCCGCGATTTTCAGGCGAACAAGACGGAACTCTATCCGATTCCTCAGTCCATCTGCGACGATAATCCGAAACTGAGCCAGCATCCCAGCTATAAGTAA
- a CDS encoding SusC/RagA family TonB-linked outer membrane protein has translation MKKFGHSAILSRHLMPLAGLLLLLLPLGAGAQDAKVSLSVRNGTVKEVLKKIESASSYRFFYSDDLSFFNTRVSAEYADASVKTILEKLLKGSNLTYKVMENDAIVITPFNVKDASSVSGTVTDEAGKPLAGVTVVVKGTQSGTTTDAGGHYSIRVSLVKSPVLVFSFIGCIPVEKQVAGGTSVNVSMQGDVQKMEDVVVIGYGTVKKKDLTGSVSSISGKELVKVPVATAAEAIAGRLAGVQVTTTEGNPDADIQIRVRGGGSISQDNSPLYIVDGFPSDDGLTSVNPADIESIDVLKDASSTAIYGARGANGVIVITTKKGSVGKSKVSYDGYVGFKKLNRFLDVLSPYEYVMAQYEIANMPDAAASAAENFTKRYGPFEELGIYKNRSGVDWQREVFGRNALTHNHNISISGGTQNSKYMVKYGHYSEEGVMIASSAKRDYIKISFDQKVSDRLRLSVNGNYTSREVLGSSVSGSLDNAMLGNTISYRPVLGPNDNDDALISETEDDSGGDFLTNPIVRAEAQYKKKTYRTAFFNGSLEYKILKDLTFSVTGGMSAGNNRVEEFFDERLHDVRVEKGGPYGTIEPTETMKLTESAYLTYATTFNKIHSFSMMVGQEIVTYKSKYLLAGAMQFPNSDIGLADLGQGAIASKPSSKISEERLSSFFGRVMYGFRDKYLFTANLRADGSSKFAKENHWGYFPSVSAAWRIMEEPWVKRLNVFSNLKLRASYGLSGNNRIGNNLFASTFSTTGYAADAGSVSTGVQPTTIASPSLKWETTKAFDIGADLGFLGGKINVVFDYYYNKTEDLLLKARIPGTSGYTTQYKNVGSTRNKGYEITINSMNINHKKFQWTTDFNISFNRGKILGLNRDELGAQQSYLENSGWAKTIYDYIVQVGQPVGMIYGYITDGFYTAADFESYDASTNTWKLKDGVPYIKGDTKITPGDIKFKWIGGQKDERGNPVITPDNDRTIIGNTNPKFIGGLNNTFSFHNFDLGIFLNFSYGNKVLNANKLAYTNTYSSYRNFLGVMRDRFRLINDEGVFVTDLNELAELNKDAKIWRVKSGELPRFAHSWAVEDASFLRINNITLGYTVPQKIAKKCRLQNLRIYATAYNIYTWTNYSGFDPEVSSLRSNPLTPGVDYSAYPKSFSMIFGINITF, from the coding sequence ATGAAAAAATTTGGTCATTCGGCCATCCTGTCCCGGCATCTGATGCCGTTGGCGGGACTGTTGCTGCTCCTTTTGCCGTTGGGAGCCGGTGCACAGGATGCGAAAGTCTCCCTGTCCGTCAGGAACGGCACAGTCAAAGAGGTCCTCAAAAAGATCGAGTCCGCCTCCTCCTATCGTTTCTTTTACAGCGACGATCTCTCTTTCTTCAACACGAGGGTGAGTGCCGAATATGCGGACGCCTCCGTGAAGACGATTCTGGAAAAACTGCTCAAAGGCAGTAATCTCACCTATAAGGTGATGGAGAATGATGCCATCGTTATCACTCCTTTCAACGTGAAGGATGCCTCTTCGGTGAGCGGTACGGTGACGGACGAGGCGGGAAAACCGCTGGCGGGTGTGACCGTCGTGGTGAAAGGGACCCAGTCGGGAACCACGACGGATGCCGGCGGTCACTATTCGATCAGGGTCTCTTTGGTGAAAAGCCCTGTGCTTGTGTTCTCCTTTATCGGATGTATACCTGTCGAGAAACAGGTGGCCGGAGGAACTTCGGTCAATGTTTCGATGCAGGGTGACGTACAGAAAATGGAGGATGTGGTGGTGATCGGTTACGGAACGGTGAAAAAGAAAGACCTCACCGGCTCGGTTTCCTCCATCAGCGGCAAAGAATTGGTGAAGGTGCCCGTGGCTACGGCTGCCGAGGCCATTGCCGGCCGGCTGGCCGGCGTGCAGGTTACGACGACCGAGGGAAATCCCGATGCCGATATCCAGATACGGGTCCGGGGCGGCGGTTCCATCTCACAGGACAATTCACCGCTCTATATCGTGGACGGCTTCCCGAGCGATGACGGCCTTACTTCCGTAAATCCCGCGGACATCGAGTCGATCGACGTCCTGAAGGACGCTTCCTCGACGGCTATATACGGGGCACGGGGTGCCAACGGCGTCATCGTGATCACGACCAAGAAAGGGTCTGTCGGCAAATCGAAAGTTTCGTACGACGGTTATGTGGGGTTCAAGAAACTGAACCGTTTTCTGGATGTGCTGAGCCCCTACGAATATGTCATGGCCCAGTACGAAATAGCGAATATGCCCGATGCAGCCGCTTCCGCTGCGGAAAATTTCACGAAACGCTACGGACCTTTCGAGGAGCTCGGAATCTACAAGAACCGGTCGGGTGTCGATTGGCAGCGAGAGGTGTTCGGACGCAATGCCTTGACGCACAATCATAACATCTCGATCAGCGGCGGTACGCAGAATTCGAAGTACATGGTCAAATACGGACATTATTCGGAAGAGGGCGTGATGATCGCGTCGAGTGCCAAGAGGGATTATATCAAGATCAGCTTCGACCAAAAGGTTTCCGACCGGTTGAGGCTTTCCGTTAACGGAAACTATACCTCGCGGGAGGTGCTGGGCAGTTCCGTGTCCGGTTCGCTCGACAATGCCATGCTCGGCAACACGATCAGCTACCGGCCCGTGCTCGGTCCCAACGATAACGATGACGCGCTCATCAGCGAGACGGAGGATGATTCGGGCGGGGATTTCCTTACCAATCCCATCGTGAGAGCGGAGGCCCAGTACAAGAAAAAGACCTACCGGACTGCATTTTTCAACGGAAGTCTGGAGTATAAGATTCTGAAAGACCTCACGTTTTCCGTCACGGGAGGTATGTCTGCGGGAAACAACCGGGTGGAAGAGTTCTTCGACGAGAGGCTGCACGATGTACGTGTGGAGAAAGGCGGCCCGTACGGCACCATCGAACCGACCGAGACGATGAAACTGACCGAATCGGCTTATCTGACCTATGCGACGACATTCAACAAGATACACAGTTTTTCGATGATGGTCGGACAGGAGATCGTCACCTATAAAAGCAAATACCTGCTGGCCGGAGCCATGCAGTTCCCGAATTCGGATATCGGTTTGGCCGATCTGGGACAGGGCGCTATCGCGTCGAAGCCCAGTTCCAAAATCAGCGAGGAGCGGCTGTCCTCTTTCTTCGGCCGGGTTATGTACGGTTTCCGGGATAAGTATCTGTTTACCGCCAATCTCCGTGCGGACGGTTCGTCGAAGTTCGCCAAAGAGAACCATTGGGGATATTTCCCTTCGGTTTCCGCTGCATGGCGCATCATGGAGGAGCCGTGGGTGAAACGGCTGAATGTCTTCTCGAATCTGAAACTGAGGGCCAGCTACGGTCTCTCGGGGAATAACCGGATCGGCAACAACCTGTTTGCTTCCACCTTCTCGACCACCGGATATGCGGCCGATGCCGGTTCCGTCAGCACGGGCGTGCAGCCTACGACCATCGCGTCTCCCTCTCTGAAATGGGAGACGACCAAAGCGTTCGATATAGGAGCCGATCTGGGTTTCCTCGGCGGAAAGATCAATGTGGTGTTCGACTACTATTACAATAAGACCGAAGATCTGTTGCTCAAGGCAAGAATTCCTGGAACTTCAGGCTATACGACCCAGTACAAGAATGTGGGAAGCACGCGCAACAAAGGATATGAAATCACGATCAATTCGATGAACATCAATCATAAGAAGTTCCAGTGGACGACCGATTTCAACATCTCGTTCAACCGTGGAAAAATCCTGGGGCTGAACCGGGACGAACTGGGAGCCCAGCAATCGTATCTGGAGAATTCCGGTTGGGCCAAAACCATCTACGATTATATCGTGCAGGTGGGGCAGCCTGTGGGCATGATTTACGGTTATATCACGGACGGATTCTATACGGCAGCCGATTTCGAAAGTTACGACGCTTCGACCAATACATGGAAACTCAAAGACGGAGTCCCCTATATCAAGGGCGATACGAAAATCACTCCGGGCGACATCAAGTTCAAGTGGATCGGCGGACAGAAGGATGAGCGGGGAAACCCGGTTATCACTCCCGACAATGACCGTACGATTATCGGTAATACCAATCCGAAATTCATCGGCGGCCTGAACAACACCTTCTCGTTCCATAACTTCGACCTGGGTATATTCCTGAACTTCAGCTATGGAAACAAAGTGCTCAATGCCAATAAGCTGGCCTATACCAATACGTACAGCTCCTATCGGAATTTCCTGGGTGTGATGCGCGACCGTTTCCGTCTGATCAACGACGAGGGTGTGTTCGTGACCGATCTCAACGAACTGGCCGAACTCAACAAGGATGCGAAGATATGGCGGGTGAAATCGGGCGAACTGCCGCGTTTCGCCCACTCCTGGGCTGTGGAAGACGCTTCGTTCCTGCGGATCAACAACATTACTTTGGGTTATACGGTACCTCAGAAGATCGCCAAGAAATGCCGGCTGCAAAATCTGCGTATCTATGCGACCGCTTATAACATCTATACCTGGACCAATTACTCGGGTTTCGATCCGGAAGTAAGTTCCCTGCGCAGTAACCCGCTGACTCCCGGAGTGGACTACTCGGCCTATCCGAAGAGTTTCTCCATGATTTTCGGTATCAATATCACTTTCTAA